A genomic region of Oryza glaberrima chromosome 1, OglaRS2, whole genome shotgun sequence contains the following coding sequences:
- the LOC127760339 gene encoding peroxidase 24-like, with protein MDLAWWFAVAVVVCGLVGGGSAGLLETNPGLAYNFYQKSCPNVDSIVRSVTWAQVAANPALPGRLLRLHFHDCFVQGCDASILLDNAGSEKTAGPNLSVGGYEVIDAIKTQLEQACPGVVSCADIVALAARDAVSYQFKASLWQVETGRRDGPVSLASNTGALPSPFAGFSTLLQSFANRGLNLTDLVALSGAHTIGKASCSSVTPRLYQGNTTSLDPLLDSAYAKALMSSCPNPSPSSSTIDLDVATPLKFDSGYYTNLQKKQGALASDAALTQNAAAAQMVADLTNPIKFYAAFSMSMKKMGRIDVLTGSKGNIRKQCRSAS; from the exons ATGGATTTGGCGTGGTGGTTCGCGGTGGCCGTGGTGGTGTGCGGCCTTGTGGGGGGCGGCAGCGCCGGGCTGCTGGAGACCAACCCGGGTTTGGCGTACAACTTCTACCAGAAGTCGTGCCCCAACGTGGACTCCATCGTCCGCAGCGTCACCTGGGCGCAGGTCGCCGCCAACCCGGCGCtccccggccgcctcctccgcctccacttccATGACTGCTTCGTCCAG GGGTGCGACGCGTCGATCTTGCTGGACAACGCCGGGAGCGAGAAGACGGCGGGGCCGAACCTATCGGTGGGGGGATACGAGGTGATCGACGCCATCAAGACGCAGCTGGAGCAGGCGTGCCCCGGGGTGGTGTCGTGCGCGGACATCGTGGcgctcgccgcgcgcgacgccgtGTCGTACCAGTTCAAGGCGTCGCTGTGGCAGGTGGAGACCGGGAGGCGCGACGGGCCCGTGTCGCTGGCGTCCAACACCGgcgcgctgccgtcgccgttcgccgggTTCAGCACGCTCCTCCAGAGCTTCGCCAACCGCGGGCTCAACCTGACCGACCTCGTCGCGCTCTCCGGCGCGCACACCATCGGCAAGGCCAGCTGCTCCAGCGTCACGCCGCGGCTGTACCAGGGGAACACCACCTCCCTCGACCCGCTGCTCGACTCCGCCTACGCCAAGGCGCTCATGTCGTCGTGCCCCaacccgtcgccgtcgtcgtccaccaTCGACCTCGACGTCGCCACGCCGCTCAAGTTCGACAGCGGTTACTACACCAACCTGCAGAAGAAGCAGGGCGCGCTGGCGTCCGACGCCGCGCTCACCCagaacgccgccgcggcgcagaTGGTGGCAGACCTCACCAACCCGATCAAGTTCTACGCCGCGTTCTCCATGTCCATGAAGAAGATGGGACGCATCGACGTGCTCACCGGCAGCAAAGGGAATATCAGGAAGCAGTGCCGCTCCGCCTCCTGA